Proteins encoded within one genomic window of Borrelia parkeri:
- the nagB gene encoding glucosamine-6-phosphate deaminase, producing the protein MRLIIRSNYNDISKWAANHVAMRIKKFLPTKEKPFILGLPTGSSPIGMYKHLIEMNKLGKISFENVVTFNMDEYIKLDKNHPESYHSFMWSNFFSHIDIKKENIHMLNGNATNLINECEEYENKIKSYGGIMLFVGGIGPDGHIAFNEPGSSLSSRTRIKTLTQDTIIANSRFFENDINKVPKSALTVGVGTIMDSKEVMIIVNGHNKARALKHAIEKGVNHMWTISALQLHKNAIIVSDEAATYELKVGTVKYFNDIERDNFNNDI; encoded by the coding sequence TGAGAATAAAAAAGTTTTTACCAACAAAAGAAAAACCATTCATTTTAGGACTCCCAACGGGTAGCTCACCAATTGGAATGTATAAACATTTAATTGAAATGAATAAACTTGGAAAAATTTCATTTGAAAATGTAGTCACATTTAATATGGATGAATACATAAAATTAGATAAAAATCACCCTGAAAGCTATCACTCATTTATGTGGAGCAACTTTTTTTCACATATAGATATCAAAAAAGAAAATATACACATGTTAAATGGTAATGCTACTAATCTTATAAATGAATGTGAAGAATATGAAAACAAAATTAAATCTTACGGTGGTATTATGCTTTTTGTGGGAGGAATTGGACCTGATGGTCATATTGCCTTTAATGAACCTGGATCATCACTGAGCTCAAGAACAAGAATTAAAACTTTGACTCAAGACACAATTATCGCAAACTCAAGGTTTTTTGAAAATGATATTAATAAAGTTCCCAAAAGTGCCTTAACAGTAGGAGTAGGAACAATTATGGATTCAAAAGAAGTGATGATTATAGTAAATGGACATAACAAAGCAAGAGCATTAAAACATGCTATTGAAAAAGGAGTAAATCATATGTGGACAATTAGTGCTCTACAGTTACATAAAAACGCAATCATAGTATCAGACGAAGCTGCAACATATGAACTAAAAGTCGGCACAGTAAAGTATTTCAATGATATCGAAAGGGATAATTTTAATAATGACATATAA